One genomic segment of Leishmania major strain Friedlin complete genome, chromosome 8 includes these proteins:
- a CDS encoding amastin-like protein, giving the protein MACKLGVAIYVVLQLIAFVAVMVGTGVDMFYNKPEHSSGARVCITLWGLKTDCRKPKITDSSSVRWALCPIRLKNFRLCQVFAIISILVYGAAFLFGFLLLYCCSGFRWLCLALNIVGAATACVVWAVMVVTYRLPEPKCLELSDGYNFGVGFGLFVLAWILDIVDIIFLMLPWQIGEFVEDEEPSEEEMEKSKNAAQE; this is encoded by the coding sequence ATGGCGTGCAAGCTCGGCGTCGCTATCTACGTGGTCCTCCAGCTCATCGCGTTCGTCGCTGTGATGGTCGGTACGGGGGTCGACATGTTTTACAACAAGCCGGAGCACAGCTCTGGCGCCAGGGTATGCATAACCCTATGGGGTCTAAAGACTGATTGTCGAAAGCCCAAAATAACCGACTCCTCGAGCGTTCGGTGGGCGCTCTGCCCTATCCGCCTCAAAAACTTCCGGCTTTGCCAGGTGTTCGCTATCATCTCCATCCTCGTGTACGGCGCGGCGTTCCTCTTCGGCTTCCTTTTGCTGTACTGCTGCTCTGGCTTCCGCTGGCTCtgcctggcgctgaacatcgtgggcgctgccaccgcttgCGTTGTCTGGGCGGTCATGGTGGTCACCTACAGACTCCCAGAACCAAAGTGCCTCGAGCTGAGTGATGGCTACAATTTCGGCGTCGGTTTCGGTCTCTTCGTGCTTGCCTGGATCCTCGATATCGTCGACATCATCTTCCTGATGCTCCCGTGGCAAATCGGGGAGTTCGTTGAGGATGAGGAACCGAgtgaggaggagatggagaagtCCAAAAACGCAGCGCAGGAGTAG